The genomic DNA TGCTCATGCACTCCGCCAACGACGCCGCCGTGGCCCTGGCGGAAGCGGTGGCCGGCTCGGTAGAGGCCTTCGCCGACCGGATGAACCGCCGGGCTCGGCAACTGGGCCTGCGCCGGTCCCACTTCGTCACGCCGCACGGCCGGTACCATCCGGAGCACTACAGCACGGCTTATGATCTGGCGCTGCTGGGTCGGGCCGCTCTGGCCGTGCCCTGGATCGCGGGCATTGTCCGCACCCGGACCTGGGAACTCCGGGGCCACGGCGAGCGCCGGCAGGTGATCAACACCAACACCCTGCTCTGGCGATACCGGGATGCCGACGGGATCAAGACGGGGTGGATCGCGGAGTCCGGGCCGTGCCTGGTCGCCTCCGCCACGCGCGGCGGATGGCGGCTCATCGCGGTGGTCCTGAACAGTCCGCAGGTGTTCCGGGATGCGGCCGCACTCCTCGATTACGGGTTCGCCGCCTTCACTCGGGTGCGGGCTGCCGCGGCGGGGGAGGTGGTGGGGACCGTCGCCGTCCCCAACGGAGCGCGCGACCTGATCCTGGCGGCAAGAGACACCGTTGTCGTCACGATCCCCAGGAACGCGCCGCTCTCCCGCACCCTCGCGCTGTCCCGGACCAGGGCTCCCATCGCCCGGGGCGAGGTGGTCGGAGCGTTCCTGCTGACGACCGGCGGCGAGGAGGTGGGCCGTGTCACCCTGGTGGCCGCCGCCGTCGTCCCCCCCCGCGGGTGGCCGGCGCGGCTGTGGTGGTGGCTGCGGCAGGCGGCGGGGAGGGTGCCGTGACGGGCACCGCGACAGGCCCCATCCGCCTCCTGCGCTCGATGCTCTTCGTCCCGGGCGACCAACCCCGGATGATTGAGAAAGCCCGCGGTCTTGCAGCGGACGCCATCATTTTGGACCTGGAGGACGGCGTGGCGGCCCAGCACAAAGCGCGGGCCCGCACCGAGATCCGGGCCGCCCTCGACGGGGGGATGCCGGAGGCCCTCTCCGTCTGGCTCCGGCCGAACGCGCTGACCACGGGGCTGCTGGAGGAGGACCTGCTGACCTGCCTGCGTCCGGGGCTGGCAGGCGTCGTCCTCCCGAAGATCAGGCATGCCGACGAGGTGGCGCTGGTCGACGGACTGCTCTCCCGTCTGGAGCGGGCCCGTGGGATCCCCCACGGGAGTCTGGCCCTCGCCCTGCTGATCGAGACGCCGCAGGCCGTCCTCCATGCCGAACAGATTGCCGGGGCGTCTTCCCGGGTGGAGGCGCTGCTGTTCGGGGCCGATGACCTGGCCGCGGAGATGGGGGTGAGCCGGA from Armatimonadota bacterium includes the following:
- a CDS encoding CoA ester lyase, with the translated sequence MTGTATGPIRLLRSMLFVPGDQPRMIEKARGLAADAIILDLEDGVAAQHKARARTEIRAALDGGMPEALSVWLRPNALTTGLLEEDLLTCLRPGLAGVVLPKIRHADEVALVDGLLSRLERARGIPHGSLALALLIETPQAVLHAEQIAGASSRVEALLFGADDLAAEMGVSRTPSSEEVRLPRADVALVAHAAGCEAVDIVYTAVRDPEGLLRECREGRILGYTGKQVIHPAQIEPVHAVFSPSEEEVAKAARIVDAYRTASRGAVVVDGRMVDLPIVRQAQRVLARAGQIARKAAPP
- a CDS encoding D-alanyl-D-alanine carboxypeptidase family protein: MPLRLVLTATTVSLVFGAPVSTFAEGVAPAAGAAPPVLAASAAVLLDGAQGRVLYALAPELRHPPASTTKMLTALLVAESLTPATPVTISPRAAAERSGAAIGLEAGERWSADELMRAMLMHSANDAAVALAEAVAGSVEAFADRMNRRARQLGLRRSHFVTPHGRYHPEHYSTAYDLALLGRAALAVPWIAGIVRTRTWELRGHGERRQVINTNTLLWRYRDADGIKTGWIAESGPCLVASATRGGWRLIAVVLNSPQVFRDAAALLDYGFAAFTRVRAAAAGEVVGTVAVPNGARDLILAARDTVVVTIPRNAPLSRTLALSRTRAPIARGEVVGAFLLTTGGEEVGRVTLVAAAVVPPRGWPARLWWWLRQAAGRVP